A portion of the Bifidobacterium lemurum genome contains these proteins:
- a CDS encoding NAD+ synthase, which translates to MTQIRFALAQIDTCVGDLDANAAKVLDRARQAAGMDAKVVVFPEMTLTGYPIEDLALRATFRQAAWDKANALAADLAAEGLGSLFVVVGTVGTDRANDKPRNRLVVLHDGVVWAGYDKHFLPNYGVFDEFRIFSAGDRAMVLDVDGARLGVAICEDIWQEGGPVADLAGRGIDALVTINGSPYEEGKTQTRCALVQRRAAEVDAPVIYVNQVGGQDDLVFDGGSFVVDRDGALLQRSPMFMEDLACWTLDTALEHQERVRVAPDLDPDEEVYTACVLGLKDYMAKNRFTGVTLGLSGGIDSALVAAMAADAVGGENVWGISMPSMYSSDGSKDDAADLAANIGAHYDVQPIEPLFVAFQKQLELEGVAAENLQARIRGVIVMAYSNSKGLLAVATGNKSELACGYSTIYGDAVGGYAPIKDLLKTRVWELARWRNRAAAEGVGIGGLNIVGNEAGERGIPLAGGVMIPVSSIEKAPSAELRPGQKDSDSLPEYELLDQVLAAYIEHAHGRADLLADGFDERTVDTVMRLVDRAEWKRRQYPLGPKVTALAFGRDRRLPITTAFRE; encoded by the coding sequence CGCCCTGCGCGCCACCTTCCGACAGGCCGCGTGGGACAAGGCCAACGCGCTCGCCGCCGATCTCGCCGCCGAAGGGCTCGGCTCCCTGTTCGTGGTCGTGGGCACGGTGGGCACCGACCGTGCGAACGACAAGCCGCGCAACCGTCTGGTGGTGCTGCACGACGGCGTGGTGTGGGCCGGATACGACAAGCATTTCCTGCCCAACTACGGTGTGTTCGACGAATTCCGCATCTTCTCGGCGGGGGATCGAGCCATGGTGCTCGACGTGGATGGCGCGCGCCTCGGCGTGGCCATCTGCGAGGACATCTGGCAGGAGGGCGGACCTGTGGCCGATCTCGCCGGCCGCGGCATCGACGCGCTCGTCACCATCAACGGCAGCCCCTATGAGGAGGGCAAAACACAGACCCGCTGCGCGCTGGTGCAGCGCCGCGCGGCCGAGGTGGACGCGCCGGTGATCTACGTGAACCAGGTCGGAGGCCAGGACGACCTCGTGTTCGACGGCGGCAGCTTCGTCGTCGACCGCGACGGCGCGCTGCTGCAGCGTTCCCCGATGTTCATGGAGGATCTGGCCTGCTGGACGCTCGACACCGCCCTGGAGCATCAGGAACGGGTCCGCGTCGCGCCCGATCTGGACCCGGACGAGGAGGTGTACACCGCCTGCGTGCTGGGATTGAAGGACTATATGGCCAAGAACCGCTTCACCGGCGTGACCCTCGGCCTGTCCGGAGGCATCGACTCCGCGCTCGTCGCCGCGATGGCCGCCGACGCGGTGGGCGGCGAGAACGTGTGGGGCATCTCCATGCCGAGCATGTACTCCTCCGACGGCTCCAAGGACGACGCGGCCGATCTGGCCGCGAACATCGGCGCGCATTATGACGTGCAGCCCATCGAACCGCTGTTCGTCGCCTTCCAGAAGCAGCTCGAACTCGAGGGCGTGGCGGCCGAAAACCTGCAGGCGCGCATCCGCGGCGTCATCGTGATGGCCTACTCCAACTCCAAAGGCCTGCTGGCCGTCGCCACCGGCAACAAATCCGAACTCGCCTGCGGATACTCCACCATCTACGGCGACGCGGTGGGCGGATACGCGCCCATCAAGGATCTGCTCAAAACCCGCGTGTGGGAGCTGGCCCGCTGGCGCAACCGCGCGGCGGCCGAAGGCGTCGGCATCGGCGGCCTCAACATCGTGGGCAACGAGGCGGGGGAGCGCGGCATTCCGCTCGCCGGCGGCGTGATGATCCCCGTCAGCTCGATCGAGAAGGCGCCGAGCGCCGAACTGCGCCCCGGGCAGAAGGACTCCGACTCGCTGCCCGAATACGAGCTGCTCGACCAGGTGCTCGCCGCCTACATCGAACATGCTCATGGACGCGCTGACCTGTTGGCCGATGGTTTCGACGAGCGGACCGTCGACACGGTGATGCGACTGGTGGACCGCGCCGAATGGAAGCGCCGTCAGTACCCGCTCGGACCGAAGGTCACGGCGCTGGCGTTCGGGCGCGACCGCCGACTGCCCATCACCACCGCCTTCCGCGAATAG
- the pflB gene encoding formate C-acetyltransferase — protein sequence MTAVETTAVTPEELDAKAWAGFEGGNWQQDIDVRDFIQKNYTPYDGDESFLADATEKTKHLWKYLDDNYLAVERKQRVYDVDTHTPADVDAFPAGYIDSPEVDNVIVGVQTDEPCKRAMMPNGGWRMVEQAIKEAGKEPDPEVKKIFTKYRKTHNDGVFGVYTKNIKVARHNKILTGLPDAYGRGRIIGDYRRVALYGVNKLIEFKKRDKDSVPYRNDFTEPEIEHWIRFREEHDEQIKALKKLINLGNEYGLDLSRPAQTAQEAVQWTYMGYLASVKSQDGAAMSFGRNSTFFDIYIERDLKAGVIDEAGAQELIDNIVMKLRIVRFLRTQDYDAIFSGDPYWATWSDAGFGDDGRSMVTKTSFRLLNTLTLEHLGPGPEPNITIFWDPKLPEGYKRFCAKISIDTSAIQYESDKEIRSHWGDDAAIACCVSPMRVGKQMQFFAARVNSAKALLYAINGGRDEMTGMQVIDKGVIEPITPEADGTLSYEKVKNNYEKALEWLSETYVEALNIIHYMHDKYAYESIEMALHDKEVYRTLGCGMSGLSIAADSLAAVKYAKVYPIYNKDAKTMEGHEYEYVEGADDDLIVGYRTEGEFPLYGNDDDRADDLAKWVVSTVMGQVKRLPVYRGAVPTQSILTITSNVEYGKNTGSFPSGHAKGTPYAPGANPENGMDSHGMLPSMFSVGKIDYNDALDGISLTNTITPDGLGRDEEERIGNLVGILDAGNGHGLYHANINVLRKETMEDAVEHPEKYPHLTVRVSGYAVNFVKLTKEQQLDVISRTFHQGAVTD from the coding sequence ATGACAGCAGTTGAGACGACCGCGGTCACCCCTGAGGAGCTGGACGCCAAGGCGTGGGCCGGCTTCGAAGGCGGCAACTGGCAGCAGGATATCGACGTTCGCGACTTCATCCAGAAGAACTACACCCCGTACGACGGCGATGAGTCCTTCCTGGCGGATGCCACCGAAAAGACCAAGCATCTGTGGAAGTATCTCGACGACAACTATCTGGCGGTCGAGCGCAAGCAGCGCGTCTACGACGTGGACACCCACACCCCGGCTGATGTCGACGCCTTCCCGGCCGGCTACATCGACTCCCCGGAGGTCGACAACGTGATCGTCGGCGTGCAGACCGACGAACCCTGCAAGCGCGCCATGATGCCGAACGGCGGCTGGCGTATGGTCGAGCAGGCCATCAAGGAAGCCGGCAAGGAGCCGGATCCGGAAGTCAAGAAGATCTTCACCAAGTACCGCAAGACCCACAACGACGGCGTCTTCGGCGTGTACACCAAGAACATCAAGGTCGCCCGCCACAACAAGATCCTCACCGGTCTGCCGGACGCCTACGGCCGCGGCCGCATCATCGGCGACTACCGCCGTGTGGCCCTCTACGGCGTGAACAAGCTCATCGAGTTCAAGAAGCGCGACAAGGACTCCGTGCCCTACCGCAACGACTTCACCGAGCCGGAGATCGAGCACTGGATCCGCTTCCGCGAGGAGCATGACGAGCAGATTAAGGCCCTCAAGAAGCTCATCAACCTGGGCAACGAGTACGGCCTCGACCTGTCCCGCCCGGCCCAGACCGCCCAGGAGGCCGTGCAGTGGACCTACATGGGCTACCTCGCCTCGGTCAAGAGCCAGGACGGCGCCGCCATGTCCTTCGGCCGCAACTCGACCTTCTTCGACATCTACATCGAGCGCGACCTCAAGGCCGGCGTCATCGATGAGGCCGGTGCCCAGGAGCTCATCGACAACATCGTCATGAAGCTGCGCATCGTGCGCTTCCTGCGCACCCAGGACTACGACGCGATCTTCTCCGGCGACCCGTACTGGGCGACCTGGTCCGACGCCGGCTTCGGCGACGACGGCCGCTCCATGGTCACCAAGACCTCGTTCCGTCTGCTTAACACCCTGACCCTCGAGCACCTCGGACCCGGCCCGGAGCCGAACATCACCATCTTCTGGGATCCGAAGCTGCCGGAAGGCTACAAGCGCTTCTGCGCCAAGATCTCCATCGACACCTCGGCCATCCAGTATGAGTCCGACAAGGAGATCCGCTCCCACTGGGGCGACGACGCCGCCATCGCCTGCTGCGTCTCCCCGATGCGCGTGGGCAAGCAGATGCAGTTCTTCGCCGCCCGCGTGAACTCCGCCAAGGCACTGCTGTACGCGATCAACGGCGGCCGCGACGAGATGACCGGCATGCAGGTCATCGACAAGGGCGTGATCGAGCCGATCACCCCCGAAGCCGACGGCACCCTGAGCTACGAGAAGGTCAAGAACAACTACGAGAAGGCTCTCGAGTGGCTGTCCGAGACCTACGTCGAGGCGCTGAACATCATCCACTACATGCATGACAAGTACGCCTACGAGTCCATCGAGATGGCCCTGCACGACAAGGAGGTGTACCGCACCCTGGGTTGCGGCATGTCCGGTCTGTCCATCGCCGCCGACTCCCTGGCCGCCGTCAAGTACGCCAAGGTCTACCCGATCTACAACAAGGACGCGAAGACCATGGAAGGCCACGAGTACGAGTACGTCGAGGGCGCCGATGACGACCTGATCGTCGGCTACCGCACCGAGGGCGAGTTCCCGCTCTACGGCAACGACGACGACCGCGCCGACGACCTCGCCAAGTGGGTCGTCTCCACCGTGATGGGCCAGGTCAAGCGCCTGCCCGTCTACCGTGGCGCCGTCCCCACCCAGTCCATCCTGACCATCACCTCCAACGTGGAGTACGGCAAGAACACCGGTTCCTTCCCGTCCGGCCACGCCAAGGGCACCCCGTACGCTCCGGGCGCCAACCCGGAGAACGGCATGGACTCCCACGGCATGCTGCCGTCGATGTTCTCGGTCGGCAAGATCGACTACAACGACGCGCTTGACGGCATCTCGCTGACCAACACGATCACCCCCGACGGCCTCGGCCGCGACGAGGAGGAGCGCATCGGCAACCTGGTCGGCATCCTCGACGCCGGCAACGGCCACGGCCTCTACCACGCCAACATCAACGTGCTGCGCAAGGAGACCATGGAAGACGCCGTCGAGCATCCGGAGAAGTACCCGCACCTGACCGTGCGCGTCTCCGGCTACGCGGTGAACTTCGTCAAGCTCACCAAGGAGCAGCAGCTCGACGTGATCAGCCGTACGTTCCACCAGGGCGCCGTCACCGACTGA